Proteins encoded together in one Nitrospira sp. window:
- the asnB gene encoding asparagine synthase (glutamine-hydrolyzing): MCGVAFLLDSNLDASDRRSRMHAALQSMLHRGPDAQGIVEADDWIIGHRRLSIIDLAASRQPMQSPDGRFVLSYNGELYNFRELRPLLEARWSFTTHGDTEVVLAGLILEGPDFLQQMEGMWALVLWDQHERTLLLARDRFGEKPLYWRPRSDSIACASELPTLHRLNPDDWRVDPDSNADFLRYGYCLPGTTFYRDVHEVLPGHWLRWRPNKPVNSTPYWQAPSVETLAGNPAALRERLRSALTEAVRKQLVADVDVGAFLSGGIDSSLVVALMSGTPGIRPKTFSIGFTEAGFDERAYARLIAQRYGTDHHETVLDHCNPDDLVRLIFQHVGQPFADSSLLPTALVSQSAARHLRVVLSGDGADELFGGYQRYLARTLLRWYLALPARLRRHAEHYLRGIPEPLTHHSRSLIKKAHLFMDLVNRRESENPYVAPLMYDRDDFSRLTPDLAGHGHVSPLMPVNPEDEIGALLRRDVTVYLPQDILTKVDRAAMAHSVETRAPFLDRTVAELALSLPSSHHHRGLLGKRLLRETFRDLLPRTIWSRRKQGFAVPVHRWFRSGLQKQLCALLDANRQLPISSVFIQHLVAEHEAGSRDHGYRLWNLYIYLLWQTNDCIPKNQSPAS; encoded by the coding sequence ATGTGTGGCGTCGCATTCCTGCTGGATTCGAACCTTGATGCTTCCGATCGCAGGAGTCGCATGCATGCGGCACTGCAATCCATGCTGCACCGTGGTCCGGATGCCCAGGGCATTGTTGAAGCCGATGACTGGATCATCGGCCACCGGCGTTTGTCGATCATTGATCTCGCCGCCAGCCGCCAACCCATGCAATCGCCTGACGGACGGTTCGTGCTGTCCTATAACGGTGAACTTTACAATTTTCGGGAATTACGACCACTCCTGGAGGCTCGCTGGTCCTTCACCACGCATGGGGATACTGAGGTCGTACTGGCCGGACTGATTCTCGAAGGTCCCGATTTTCTCCAGCAAATGGAGGGCATGTGGGCGCTGGTCCTCTGGGATCAGCACGAAAGAACGTTGTTGCTCGCGCGCGACCGGTTCGGGGAGAAGCCGCTATACTGGCGCCCCCGATCTGACAGCATTGCCTGTGCATCCGAGTTACCGACCTTGCATCGACTCAACCCGGACGACTGGCGTGTGGATCCGGACAGCAATGCGGATTTCCTGCGCTACGGTTATTGCCTGCCGGGAACGACATTTTACCGTGACGTGCACGAAGTCCTGCCCGGCCACTGGCTACGCTGGCGCCCAAACAAACCTGTCAACAGCACTCCGTACTGGCAGGCGCCGTCAGTGGAAACCCTTGCCGGCAACCCCGCAGCCCTTCGGGAACGCCTGCGCTCGGCACTTACTGAAGCGGTCAGAAAACAACTGGTGGCCGATGTCGATGTCGGCGCCTTTCTATCCGGTGGCATCGACTCGTCCCTGGTGGTCGCTCTGATGTCCGGGACTCCCGGCATCCGCCCTAAAACATTCAGCATCGGATTCACCGAGGCCGGCTTTGACGAGCGCGCATATGCCCGACTGATAGCCCAGCGCTACGGGACTGACCACCACGAGACGGTACTCGATCATTGCAATCCAGACGATCTTGTCCGGCTGATTTTTCAGCATGTCGGGCAGCCATTTGCCGATTCCTCCCTGCTGCCGACCGCGCTGGTCTCGCAAAGCGCAGCCCGGCATCTACGGGTGGTCCTGTCCGGGGATGGTGCCGATGAACTGTTCGGCGGATACCAACGATATCTGGCCCGAACCCTGCTGCGCTGGTATCTGGCGTTGCCAGCGCGCCTTCGCAGACATGCAGAACATTATCTGCGAGGTATCCCGGAACCTCTGACCCATCACAGCCGCAGCCTGATCAAGAAAGCCCACCTGTTCATGGATCTGGTCAATCGCCGAGAATCGGAGAATCCCTACGTTGCCCCCTTGATGTATGATCGCGACGATTTCTCTCGGCTTACACCCGACTTGGCCGGACATGGCCACGTTTCACCTTTGATGCCGGTGAATCCGGAAGATGAAATCGGCGCGCTGCTGCGACGCGATGTCACCGTTTATCTGCCTCAGGACATCCTGACCAAGGTTGACCGCGCAGCGATGGCGCACTCCGTGGAAACCCGAGCACCGTTTCTTGACCGAACGGTTGCCGAACTCGCGCTTTCGCTACCCTCTAGTCACCATCATCGTGGCCTCTTAGGTAAGCGCCTGTTGCGTGAAACCTTCCGGGATCTGCTTCCGAGAACGATCTGGTCACGGCGCAAGCAGGGATTTGCCGTACCTGTTCATCGCTGGTTCAGATCCGGGCTGCAGAAACAACTATGCGCTTTGTTGGACGCAAACCGACAATTGCCGATTTCCTCCGTCTTTATCCAGCATCTGGTCGCCGAGCACGAAGCCGGCAGTCGGGATCACGGCTATCGACTCTGGAATCTGTATATCTAC